In the genome of Coregonus clupeaformis isolate EN_2021a chromosome 11, ASM2061545v1, whole genome shotgun sequence, one region contains:
- the LOC121577265 gene encoding small EDRK-rich factor 2, with the protein MSRINAFTCRDVNRILSVHSWQAWQPSPHRLHRNNNMTRGNQRDLARARNAKKQGNDKGKKADDGMSAAARKLRDAEIMQQKQKKANDPKPADEKAK; encoded by the exons ATGTCTCGTATCAACGCGTTCACTTGCCGTGACGTAAATCGAATATTGTCGGTGCACAGCTGGCAGGCTTGGCAGCCTTCTCCACACCGTTTACATAGAAACAACAACATGACAA GGGGGAATCAGCGTGACCTTGCTCGTGCTAGAAATGCCAAAAAGCAAGGGAATGACAAGGGAAAGAAGGCTGATGATGGCATGTCTGCAGCTGCGAGGAAGCTGAG GGATGCAGAGATAATGCAACAGAAGCAGAAAAAAGCCAATGACCCTAAGCCGGCCGATGAGAAAGCCAAATAG